The Polynucleobacter sp. MWH-UH2A DNA segment CAAGGTTTCTTGACCAGGACCATGACCTTGAACTTCGGCCGATGGCGAGACCACTCTCAATAATTCAAATGGCAAGCGATAAGTTTGACCATCATCGTAAGCAAGCTCTAGCACTTTAGATTGCTGATGCACTACTACATTGCTTGGAATCATTAAACCAACACCCTTTCAATGCCACCTTGATTTGCCTTGGCAACATAATCTTGCATCCAATTCTCACCAAGCAATTTTTGCGCCATCTCCACCACAATGTAGTCTGCAGTGGTTTCACTATCCGCATTAAATCGAGACAATCCTTGCAAACAAGATGGGCAACTCGTTAAGACTTTTACATCACCCGTGAAATTATCTTTACGCAAATCATTGGCAGCCTTTTCCATTTCGATTTGCTTACGGAAACGAACCTGAGTGGAGATGTCAGGGCGAGTAACCGCCAATGTTCCAGACTCACCGCAGCAACGATCGTTCTTAGCAATCGCTTTGCCATCCTCCAGCTGAATCAACTCGTTTACTGTCTTCAATGGATCTTGCAACTTCATAGGTGAATGGCAAGGATCGTGATACATATATTTGACGCCATTCACACCAGAAAGCTTAACGCCCTTCTCCATCAAATATTCATGAATATCAATAATGCGGCAGCCAGGGAAAATCTGCTCAAACTGATAACCTGCCAGCTGGTCATAACAAGTTCCGCAAGAAACCACGACCGTTTTGATATCTAAGTAATTCAAAGTATTGGCAACGCGATGGAACAATACGCGGTTGTCAGTAATCATCTTCTCGGCTTTATCAAAATCGCCATTGCCACGCTGGGGATAGCCGCAACAGAGATAGCCTGGAGGCAATACAGTTTGTACGCCAACATTCCAAAGCATCGCTTGGGTTGCTAAGCCGACTTGAGAAAATAGACGTTCAGAACCACAGCCAGGGAAATAAAACACCGCCTCGCTATCCGCAGAAGTGATCTTCGGATCACGAATAATGGGCACATAGTTCGCATCTTCAATATCCAACAAGGCGCGCGCAGTCTTCTTAGGTAAATTGCCTGGCATCTTTTTATTTACAAAAAAGATGACTTGCTCTTTCACACTGGGCTTACCTACAGTTGCCGGTGGATGTGCGGTTTGCTGTTTGGCAAACTTACGCAATACATCATTGCCGAAACGCTGTAATTTGTAACCCCAACCAATCATGGTCTTGCGAGCAAGATGAATCGTATCTGGGCTAGTTGCATTCAAGAAGAACATCGAGGCAGCTGTTCCAGGATTGAAGCGCTGTTGCCCCATTTTGCGCAACAAGTTGCGCATATTCATGGTGACATCACCGAAATCAATCTTCACGGGGCAAGGGGTTAAGCACTTGTGACATACGGTGCAGTGCGCGGCAACATCATCAAACATTTCCCAATGTCGAATTGAGATGCCGCGACGTGTTTGCTCTTCATATAAAAATGCTTCGATTAACAATGAAGTAGCAAGAATTTTGTCGCGCGGGCTGTACAACAAATTAGCGCGCGGGACATGCGTGGAGCAAACAGGCTTGCACTTTCCACAACGCAAACAATCCTTCACGCTATCAGCAATCGCACCAATATCACTTTGCTGCATGATGATGGACTCGTGTCCCATCAAACCAAAGCTGGGCGTGTAGGCCATACTCAAGTCAGCATGTGGCATGAGTTTGCCTTTATTAAAGCGCCCCTCAGGATCTACTCGATTCTTGTAGCTACGGAAGTCTTTCAGCTCTGCTTCGGTTAGATATTCCAACTTGGTAATACCAATGCCATGCTCACCAGAGATAACGCCATCCAAAGAACGCGCCAACTTCATGATGCGATCGACAGCGCGATGCGCATCCTGCAACATCTCGTAGTCATCTGAATTCACGGGAATATTGGTATGCACATTCCCGTCACCCGCATGCATATGCAAAGCAACAAAGACGCGCTTACGTAAAATATTTTTATGAATGGCTTCTAACTCATTCAGAATGGGTTCAAACGCTAAGCCACCAAATATGATGCGCAACTCTGAGCGCACTTCTTCTTTCCAAGAAGCACGCAGACTATAGTTCTGCAACTGCGGGAAATAGGCATCCATTTGCGTTAGCCATTCAGACCAACGCGAACGTACTTCTGCAATTAACTCTAATGCTTGCTGAACACGATCGCCCAAGATCTCAGCGGTCGGAATTTCATAATCCTCTTCGTTTTTACCCAAGGGCAAAGCGCTCTTTTTGAGGAAGGATTCGAGGCCATCTAAAACCTGAAGCTTGTTCTTCAGAGAGAGTTCAATATTGATTCGATCGATGCCATCGGTGTACTCACCCATACGTGGCAACGGAATCACTACATCTTCATTGATTTTGAATGCATTGGTATGGCGAGCAATCGCTGCTGTACGAGCACGATCCAACCAAAACTTCTTACGCGCATCTGCACTGACTGCTACAAAGCCTTCTCCAACACGTAAGTTAGCCATGCGCACCACTTCGCTCGTTGCAGCCGCAACCGCTTCCTCATCATCACCAGCAATATCACCAATCAACACCATCTTTGGCAAACTATTGCGCTTGGACTTTGTCGAATAGCCAACTGCACGCAAGTAACGGTCATCCAAATGCTCAAGACCAGCCAATATTGGGCCACCTTGCTTGCTTAAGGTTTCGAGGTAAGCCTTGATCTCCACAATGCTAGGAATCGCTTCACGGGCCTGACCGAAAAACTCGAGGCAAACCGTGCGCATGAATTTAGGCATACGATGTAGAACCCAGGTTGCGCTTGTAATCAAGCCATCGCAACCTTCTTTTTGCACGCCAGGCAAGCCCGCTAAAAACTTATCGGTAACGTCTTTACCGAGACCTTCTTTACGGAAACGCTTCCCTTCTACCTCTAATATTTCTGTCTTCAAAATACGTTGGCCAGGCTCACTATTGCCATCAGACCAAGTCAGCTGAAAGCGAACTTTCTCAACATCATGAATCTTGCCAAGATTGTGCTCAAGGCGCTCTACATCAAGCCAATTTCCCTCTGGGTCTACCATGCGCCAGCTGGCCAAGTTATCTAGGGCAGTGCCCCACAAAACCGCTTTCTTACCGCCAGCATTCATCGCGATGTTGCCGCCAATACAGCTTGCATCTGCTGAAGTAGGATCAACCGCAAATACAAGGCCAGCATGCTCAGCAGCATCAGATACACGACGCGTTACAACACCAGCACCAGTGAAGATGGTTGAAACTTCATGATCAACACCTGGTAAGCGTTTATTTTTTACACCATCAATTTGTTGTAGCTTCTCAGTATTAATCACCGCAGACATCGCATACAAAGGAATGGCGCCGCCTGTATAGCCCGTGCCACCTCCACGCGGAATGATGGTCAAACCCAATTCAACGCAGGCTTTAACCAATCCAGGAATCTCGGATTCATAATCGGGTTTGAGAACGACTAAGGGGAACTCAACACGCCAGTCCGTTGCATCGGTAACATGCGCAGCACGAGAAACACCGTCAAAACAAATGTTGTCACTTGCAGTGTGACGACCTAATTCTTTTCGAGCACGTTTCCGAATTTGCTCAACTTCTTTAAAGCCATTTTCAAAATTTTCAATCGCGCGATAAGCGGCATTCAACAAAACCTCTACCTGCTCAGCAGAGTCGCCATTGTTTCGCTTTTTCACTTCGCCTAAGCGGTGCCACAAGGCATCAATTAATTGCTGTCGACGATTAGGGTTATCAAGCAAGTCATCTTGCAAGAAAGGATTGCGCTGTACGACCCAAATATCGCCCAGGATTTCGAACAACATACGTGCTGAGCGACCAGTCCTGCGAACACCACGCAAATCATTTAAAACGCGCCATGACTCCTCGCCCAAGAGGCGAATCACAATCTCACGATCAGAAAAAGAGGTGTAGTTGTAGGGAATTTCGCGAAGTCGGGGAGAATCCGCCTCAAAATCCTGCAACTGGTTCAAAGCCAACGGTGCGTTCATATCGACATATTTGGTAAATATGCATTTTAATTGAGCTACCTCGATACTGGCAGGAAACCGAGAAAGTTGCCGACCAAAGATATAAACCCCTGAAAATCTAAGGGCTTAGGGCTCATCCGTGGTACGCTCATCGGATGGCAACGAACTACCTAAAGAAAATTTTATCGGCTCGCGTCTATGACGTAGCGAGAGAAACTGAGCTTCAGCTCGCCCCAGAATTAAGCAAGCGTTTGGGCAACCAAGTTTTGCTCAAAAGGGAGGATAACCAACCCGTTTTCTCATTCAAACTCCGAGGCGCCTACAACAAAATGGCGCATTTGGCGCCAGAAGCCTTAAAGCGCGGGGTTATTGCTGCTTCAGCTGGCAACCATGCTCAAGGCGTAGCCTTGGCAGCAGCAAAAATGAAGTGCAAGGCTGTCATTGTGATGCCGGTTACCACGCCAAGCGTCAAAATTGATGCCGTTAAAGCCAGAGGCGGGTCCTGGGTAGAAATTATCCTGCACGGCGAATCCTATAGCGATGCTTTTAAGCATTCTGAAGTCGTGGCAAAAAAACGGGGTCTCACCTTTGTCCATCCTTTTGATGATCCCGATGTGATTGCAGGACAAGGCACGATCGCGCAAGAAATTTTTACTCAACATCCAGATCCTATCGACGCTGTCTTTGTTGCAATTGGTGGTGGTGGCTTGATTGCTGGTATTGGCGAATATGTAAAAGCCGTTAGCCCAAAAACAAAAGTCATCGGTGTTCAAGCATCTGACTCTGATGCAATGAATCAATCACTCAAAGCAAATAAACGCATTGAGATGAAAGATGTTGGATTATTTTCCGATGGTACGGCCGTTAAATTGGTTGGCAAAGAAACGTTTCGTATCTGCAAAAAAGTAGTTGATGAAATCGTTACGGTGGATACCGACGAAATCTGTGCAGCAATTAATGATGTTTTTACTGACACGCGCAGCATTCTTGAGCCCGCGGGCGCCTTAGCTATCGCCGGCGTGAAAAAGTATGTCGAGAAAAAACACCTCAAGAAGAAGACCCTAGTAGCAGTGGCCTGCGGTGCCAATATGAACTTCAGCCGCCTACGCTTTGTTGCAGAGCGTGCTGATGTGGGTGAATTCCGTGAAGCGGTATTTGCAGTAACCATTCCTGAAGAGCGTGGCTCGTTTAAACGCTTCTGCGAACTACTTGGCAAACGCAATGTGACGGAATTTAACTATCGTATTGGTGATCAAAAAGAAGCGCATATTTTTGTGGGCATCAGCACTCAAAAATCTGGCGATAGTGATGCGATTGCAAAACATTTCCGTAAAGCCAAATTTGCGACGATTGATCTCACTCATGACGAATTAGCAAAATCCCATTTGCGCCATATGGTGGGCGGACACTCAGCATTGGCCAAAGATGAATTGCTGTACCGTTTCGAATTTCCTGAGCGCCCAGGCGCGTTGATGAAGTTCTTAACCAGCATGGCCCCGAACTGGAACATTAGCTTGTTCCACTATCGCAATCATGGCGCAGACTATGGTCGCATTTTGGTCGGCATTCAAGTTCCAAAAAATGAGCAGAAGAAATTCCAGAAATTCTTAGCCACTCTAGGCTATCCACATTGGGATGAAAGCAACAACCCTGCTTATCGCTTATTCTTGAAATAACTATGTCTTACACGCTCACCGGAAAACTTGTCGTTGCGATTTCATCGCGTGCCTTGTTTGATTTTGAAGAAGAAAATCGTATCTTCGAATCTACCGATGACAGCGCCTACATGAAGCTTCAGCTTGAACGTTTGGGGATAGCGGCGCAAACAGGCGTGGCCTTTCCACTTGTTAAAAAATTACTCGCCTTTAATGAGGCGGGCGAACAACGGGTTGAAGTGGTGATTCTCTCGCGCAATGATCCAGTGAGCGGCTTACGAGTATTCCGCTCTGCAGAACATCACGGCCTTCATCTAGAGCGCGGTGTCTTTACCAGAGGGCGCCCGCCATACCATTACCTGCGCTCTCTCCACGCCAACCTCTTCTTGTCAGCCAATGAAGATGATGTGAGAGCTACCATTGATGCCGGCTTTCCGGCGGCTCGCGTATTTCCAGAATCTAGCAAAATTGCCGAGTCTCACCCCAATGAAATTCGAATTGCATTTGACGGAGACGCAGTACTGTTTTCAGATGAAGCGGAACAAGTTTTCCAGAACAAAGGTCTTGAAGCATTTGTTGATCATGAGAGCAAAAAGGTGGATATCCCCCTGCCACCAGGTCCATTCAAGCCTTTGTTAGAAGCATTACATAGACTGCAACGCTCAACTAGTGAAAACGGTATGCGCATTCGTACCGCTTTAGTAACTGCTCGCTCAGCACCCGCCCATGAACGCGCCATTCGCACTCTAATGGCTTGGGGCATTGACGTGGATGAAGCGATGTTTCTTGGCGGCTTAACGAAGAGTGAATTTCTTCGAGAATTTGAACCAGACTTTTTCTTTGATGACCAAACAGGTCACTGCCAATCGGCGGCCTCTGTTGCACCCACTGGTCACGTAGTATCTGGCGTCTCTAATCAGCCAAAAAACCCAAAGTAACCATGGCGACACTCTCACTTGGGCAAACAACGCAATACCCAGATCAATATGATCCAAGTCTGCTATTCCCTATTCCAAGATCAGAGAATCGCACCAAGCTTGGATTAAAAGAAGGTCAAGCCTTGCCGTTTATTGGTGTAGATATTTGGAATGCCTTTGAACTCAGTTGGCTTAATAAAAAAGGGAAGCCTCAGATCGCACTCGCTGAATTTCAAATTCCAGCAGATTCACCCAACATGATTGAATCCAAGTCGTTCAAGCTCTATCTCAATAGCCTGAATAATGCGCGCTTTGAAGATGAAAATGAGTTGTGCGACTTACTCATCAATGATCTCTCCACTGTTGCAGGAAGCAAGATCACAACACGCATTCAAGCAACTGAAGCTGTAGCTAAAAAAGGAATGCAGGAAATGGACGGCATTCTGATGGACAGACTCGATATTGAAGTCGACCCCAATCTACCTGCAGACGCAAGCGTATTAGGCGTAAATGAATCATTCGGCCCTATTGAACAATGCTTGATTTCTCATTTACTGAAATCTAATTGCCCAGTTACAGGTCAACCTGATTGGGCTAGCGTTCAAATTCGATACCAAGGTCGACCCATTCTTGAAGAAGGTTTATTGCGTTACCTGATTGGCTTTAGACAATTAGGGGAATTTCATGAACACTGTGTTGAAACGATCTTTACTGATATCAAGCGGCAATGTAAGCCAGAAAAATTATCCGTTTATGCGCGCTACACTCGTCGCGGTGGTCTAGATATCAATCCATTTAGAACAGACTACAACTCACCTTGGCCAGACAACATTCGTCATGCTCGCCAATAAATAAAAAACCCCTCTAGAATTTTCTGAGGGGTTTTTCTTAGCAGCCATCAATTACTTAAATGGCATGTTGTTACTACTTAGAACGGAATATCATCATCCATTGCACCTAGTGATGCGGCACTGGAAGCTGCTGGAGCAGGCTGTTCAGCAGACTTAGAGCGACTGTAGCTCTCACCACCATCACCGCCACCAACTGGTTTACCGCCAAGCATTTGCATGGTTTCAGCAACGATTTCGGTTGAGTATTTTTCTTGACCACTTGCGTCAGTCCATTTACGTGTCCGTAAACGACCTTCTACGTAAACCTGTGAACCCTTTTTAAGATATTGACCTGCGATCTCTGCAAGCTTTCCAAAGAATGCAACGCGATGCCATTCCGTGGTTTCTTTCATTTCACCTGTTTGCTTATCTTTGTAGCGATCTGAAGTTGCTACTGAAATATTGGTAACTGCGTCGCCACTTGGCATATAACGCGTTTCTGGATCGCGCCCGACATTACCTACGATGATGACCTTATTTACCGAAGCCATGTTGTCTCCCGAAGAAAATACTGCTGTTATTGCTGCTTAAAAAGTTGCTTGTCTTAATGAAATCAATGTTGCTAAATCTTTGTAGCTTGGTCCTTTGAATCAACTGCTTTCGCAGGCATTTCACTCATCGACCAAGCAATTATAAGCCAGCATACCAAGAGCGCAGCACCCATCACAAAGACCGATAAATCACCATGGCTATCCATTAAATAGCCCCCTAGAGCTGCCCCTGAAAATAAACCAATTGACTGAGTGGTGTTGTAAACGCCCAGTGCAGTGCCTTTTGATTCTTTTGCAAAACGGGACACCAAAGAAGGTTGCAATGCTTCTAATAAGTTAAATCCTACAAAGTAAATCAAGAGAGCAATTGCAATTGAGATGACTGAAGAGGTTTTAGTGAACAAAATTTCTGCAAGCAATAACAATATGATTGCCAACAGCAAAATGGTGCGCATTTTTTGTTTCTTCTCACCAAAAATCAAAATGGGTGCCATCAAGAAGAATGACAACAACACAACGGGTAAATAAATTTCCCAATGGGAAGCTAAGGGTAGCCCCGCCTGAACAAGTAAGCGTGGCACAACCAAAAACATGGCTACCTGTGTTGCATGCAGAACAAAGACGCCCAAATTTAAACGCATTAATTCAGGTCGTAAAAAAACCTCTTTTAGTGAGGCCTGAGCATTTACCTCGGGCTTATTGCTTGGCAAAACAAAGTATGTGACCATCATTGCAGCAACGCCCAAAATCGCAAGGACAATAAAAATTCCGCTGAGACTGATTAATCGATATATCGGCGCAGCAATCACCAAAGACAAAGCAAATGAGAGCGCGATACTGCCGCCGACCAAAGCCATCGCTCGTGTACGAACCTGCTCACGCGTCAGGTCAGCAACCCACGCAGAAATGGCAGCAGATACTGCGCCCGCACCCATTACTCCCCGACCGATTGCAATCCACAGCAAATCATCTTGAGCAGCACAAATGAGCGCGCCAGCTACAAATAAAGAAAGCCCCCAAAGTACCACTGGCTTCCGTCCAATACGGTCAGAAAGACGCCCCAAGGGGATATAAAAGCAAGCTTGAATAATATTAAAGATGCCGAGGGTCAAGCCCACCCAAAGCGCATGCTCGCCACCCGGCAAACCACGCGCATGAATGCTAAAGACTGGCAATAGCAAGAATAGGCCCAGCATTCGCAGGCCAAAAATGCCTGCTAAAGCGAGAGTGGAGCGAAGTTCAGAAGGATTCATGAGAAAGAGCTATATTAACAAGTTACGCTAAAAAATCATGAATAACGAAATCAAGATCCGCGGTGCCCGCACCCACAACCTCAAAAACATCAATCTAGACATTCCTAGGGAGAAGCTGGTTGTATTAACCGGCTTGTCTGGCTCGGGAAAGAGCTCTCTTGCTTTTGACACGCTCTACGCAGAGGGTCAACGACGTTATGTAGAGTCATTATCGGCTTACGCCCGTCAATTTTTGCAATTAATGGAAAAACCGGACGTCGATACGATTGAAGGTCTCTCGCCAGCAATCTCCATTGAGCAAAAAGCAACTAGCCACAATCCGCGCTCGACTGTCGGCACCGTAACAGAAATTCATGATTACCTGCGCCTCTTATTTGCACGCGCTGGAACACCGCATTGTCCAGACCACGATCTTCCATTAGAGGCGCAAAGCGTATCTCAAATGGTGGACACAGTATTGGCAATGCCAGAAGACACCAAGCTCATGATTCTTGCTCCTGTAGTAAGTGAGCGTAAGGGTGAGTTTGTGGACTTCTTTCAAGATCTGCAAGCCCAGGGTTTTGTGCGCTTTCGCGTCCGCTCTGGCGGAGGTACTGCGAATGCTGCTAAGGCGGAAATATTCGAAGTAGATCAATTACCTGCTCTAAAGAAGAATGACAAACACTCTATTGAAGTTGTAGTAGATCGCATTAAAGTTCGACCAGATATTCAACAACGTCTTGCTGAATCGTTTGAGACTGCACTGCGTCTTGCCGATGGTAAAGCAATGATTGTTGATATGGACACTGGTAAAGAGATGATTTTCTCGAGCAAGTTTGCTTGTCCAGTTTGCTCATACTCCCTTCAAGAATTAGAGCCACGTCTTTTCTCTTTCAATAATCCAATGGGTGCATGCCCTTCATGCGATGGACTGGGTCATCAGTCTTTCTTTGATCCTAAACGCATTGTTGCGCATCCTGATTTATCACTAGCATCAGGTGCCATTAAGGGCTGGGATCGACGTAACCAGTTTTACTTCAAGCTACTACAAACTCTTGCTAAACATGGTGGCTTTGATGTTGAAAAACCTTTTGAATCACTTACCAAGAAACAGCAAGACTTGATCTTATTGGGGTCTGGTGATGTCACCATACCCTTTGAATACATCAATGAGCGCGGTAAAAACACCATCCGCGAACATGCTTTTGAAGGTATCGTTGCCAACTTCGAGCGTCGCTATCGTGAAACAGATTCAGTTACTGTCCGCGAAGAGCTCTCTCGTTATCAGAACATTCAAACCTGCCCTGAATGCAGCGGTAGTCGTTTACGAAAAGAAGCGCGCTTCGTACGAGTGGGCGAGAAAAAGCAATCGCGCGCTATTTATGAAATCAGCGCGTTGCCATTAAAAGAAGCGAAAGAATATTTCGAGGCTCTTGAACTCAAAGGGGCTAAAAAAGAGATTGCAGACAAGATCATTAAAGAAATTAGCGCCCGTCTACGCTTCTTAAACGACGTTGGACTCGACTATCTTTCTCTCGAACGTAGTGCCGATACCCTTTCAGGCGGTGAAGCACAGCGTATCCGCCTGGCAAGCCAAATTGGTTCCGGGTTAACGGGTGTGATGTATGTGCTTGATGAACCATCGATTGGACTGCATCAACGTGATAACGATCGATTGATTGGTACTCTCAAGCATTTACGCGACCTAGGTAACAGCGTTCTAGTCGTTGAACATGATGAAGATATGATCCGCGCATCAGACTGGGTCATTGATATTGGTCCAGGCGCTGGTGTTCATGGTGGTGAAATTGTTGCGCAAGGCACTCCTACAGAAGTAGAAGCTGACACCAAATCACTGACTGGCGCCTACCTTGCTGGACGCGAAGCAATAGAAGTTCCAGAAAAACGCATTCCCGTAAATGATCGTTTTCTAGAAATCATTGGCGCACGTGGAAATAATTTGCAATCCGTACACGCGAAGATTCCTGTAGGTCTATTGACCTGCGTAACAGGTGTCTCAGGTTCGGGTAAATCAACCCTGATCAATGACACCCTGCATCATGCTGTTGCACAACATTTATATGGCTCAAGTGCTGAGCCAGCTGCGCACGATGCCATCAAGGGCCTAGAGCACTTCGACAAAGTGATCAGCGTAGATCAATCACCAATTGGTCGTACGCCACGCTCCAATCCTGCTACTTATACCGGTCTTTTCACGCCCATTCGCGAGCTCTTTGCAGGTGTGCCTGCTGCGCGTGAACGTGGTTATGAAGCAGGTCGTTTCTCCTTTAACGTCAAAGGTGGTCGTTGTGATGCCTGTGAAGGCGATGGCGTTTTAAAAGTAGAGATGCACTTCTTGCCAGATGTTTATGTGCCTTGCGATGTTTGCCATGGCAAACGCTATAACCGCGAAACTCTAGACATCCGCTACAAAGGAAAAAATATTCATGAAGTGCTCTCAATGACGATTGAGCAAGCGCATGAATTCTTTGAAGCGGTTCCAGTTGTTAAACGAAAACTGAAGACATTGTTAGATGTTGGCTTAGGTTATGTAAAGCTTGGTCAAAGCGCCACAACCTTATCGGGGGGTGAGGCTCAGCGTGTAAAGCTTTCGCTGGAGCTTTCTAAGCGAGATACTGGTAGAACTCTTTATATCCTGGACGAACCGACAACTGGCTTACATTTCCACGATATTCAATTGTTGTTAACCGTCATTCAAACCCTCAAGAAACAAGGCAACACCATTGTCATCATTGAGCACAATTTGGATGTTATTAAAACCGCCGACTGGATTATTGATTTAGGGCCTAAAGGTGGCGCAGGTGGCGGACAAATCATCGCGACCGGCACCCCTGAAGAAGTTGCCAAGAATGAAGTGAGTTTCACAGGTCATTATTTGGCGCCCTTGTTAACTCGCAAAACGACTACTAACAAAAAGAAAAGGTAGATGGCGAACCTTCGCCATCTACTAATGGCAGACATTTCAGAGTAATTTAGCCTCGGCTAAATCAATGGCCTCTGAATTACCGGAAATCACCAGAATGTCGTTTGCCTGAAGCAGTAAGTCCGCGGCCAAGGTCAACTTGCTGTAGTTTGCATTACGACCCTTGCGACGAACCGCCTGAATACTAACTCCGTCGATTTCTAGATGAAGCTGAGAAAGTGTTTTACCAACCGC contains these protein-coding regions:
- a CDS encoding FAD/FMN-binding oxidoreductase — encoded protein: MNAPLALNQLQDFEADSPRLREIPYNYTSFSDREIVIRLLGEESWRVLNDLRGVRRTGRSARMLFEILGDIWVVQRNPFLQDDLLDNPNRRQQLIDALWHRLGEVKKRNNGDSAEQVEVLLNAAYRAIENFENGFKEVEQIRKRARKELGRHTASDNICFDGVSRAAHVTDATDWRVEFPLVVLKPDYESEIPGLVKACVELGLTIIPRGGGTGYTGGAIPLYAMSAVINTEKLQQIDGVKNKRLPGVDHEVSTIFTGAGVVTRRVSDAAEHAGLVFAVDPTSADASCIGGNIAMNAGGKKAVLWGTALDNLASWRMVDPEGNWLDVERLEHNLGKIHDVEKVRFQLTWSDGNSEPGQRILKTEILEVEGKRFRKEGLGKDVTDKFLAGLPGVQKEGCDGLITSATWVLHRMPKFMRTVCLEFFGQAREAIPSIVEIKAYLETLSKQGGPILAGLEHLDDRYLRAVGYSTKSKRNSLPKMVLIGDIAGDDEEAVAAATSEVVRMANLRVGEGFVAVSADARKKFWLDRARTAAIARHTNAFKINEDVVIPLPRMGEYTDGIDRINIELSLKNKLQVLDGLESFLKKSALPLGKNEEDYEIPTAEILGDRVQQALELIAEVRSRWSEWLTQMDAYFPQLQNYSLRASWKEEVRSELRIIFGGLAFEPILNELEAIHKNILRKRVFVALHMHAGDGNVHTNIPVNSDDYEMLQDAHRAVDRIMKLARSLDGVISGEHGIGITKLEYLTEAELKDFRSYKNRVDPEGRFNKGKLMPHADLSMAYTPSFGLMGHESIIMQQSDIGAIADSVKDCLRCGKCKPVCSTHVPRANLLYSPRDKILATSLLIEAFLYEEQTRRGISIRHWEMFDDVAAHCTVCHKCLTPCPVKIDFGDVTMNMRNLLRKMGQQRFNPGTAASMFFLNATSPDTIHLARKTMIGWGYKLQRFGNDVLRKFAKQQTAHPPATVGKPSVKEQVIFFVNKKMPGNLPKKTARALLDIEDANYVPIIRDPKITSADSEAVFYFPGCGSERLFSQVGLATQAMLWNVGVQTVLPPGYLCCGYPQRGNGDFDKAEKMITDNRVLFHRVANTLNYLDIKTVVVSCGTCYDQLAGYQFEQIFPGCRIIDIHEYLMEKGVKLSGVNGVKYMYHDPCHSPMKLQDPLKTVNELIQLEDGKAIAKNDRCCGESGTLAVTRPDISTQVRFRKQIEMEKAANDLRKDNFTGDVKVLTSCPSCLQGLSRFNADSETTADYIVVEMAQKLLGENWMQDYVAKANQGGIERVLV
- the ilvA gene encoding threonine ammonia-lyase, biosynthetic, which gives rise to MATNYLKKILSARVYDVARETELQLAPELSKRLGNQVLLKREDNQPVFSFKLRGAYNKMAHLAPEALKRGVIAASAGNHAQGVALAAAKMKCKAVIVMPVTTPSVKIDAVKARGGSWVEIILHGESYSDAFKHSEVVAKKRGLTFVHPFDDPDVIAGQGTIAQEIFTQHPDPIDAVFVAIGGGGLIAGIGEYVKAVSPKTKVIGVQASDSDAMNQSLKANKRIEMKDVGLFSDGTAVKLVGKETFRICKKVVDEIVTVDTDEICAAINDVFTDTRSILEPAGALAIAGVKKYVEKKHLKKKTLVAVACGANMNFSRLRFVAERADVGEFREAVFAVTIPEERGSFKRFCELLGKRNVTEFNYRIGDQKEAHIFVGISTQKSGDSDAIAKHFRKAKFATIDLTHDELAKSHLRHMVGGHSALAKDELLYRFEFPERPGALMKFLTSMAPNWNISLFHYRNHGADYGRILVGIQVPKNEQKKFQKFLATLGYPHWDESNNPAYRLFLK
- a CDS encoding 5'-nucleotidase, with the translated sequence MSYTLTGKLVVAISSRALFDFEEENRIFESTDDSAYMKLQLERLGIAAQTGVAFPLVKKLLAFNEAGEQRVEVVILSRNDPVSGLRVFRSAEHHGLHLERGVFTRGRPPYHYLRSLHANLFLSANEDDVRATIDAGFPAARVFPESSKIAESHPNEIRIAFDGDAVLFSDEAEQVFQNKGLEAFVDHESKKVDIPLPPGPFKPLLEALHRLQRSTSENGMRIRTALVTARSAPAHERAIRTLMAWGIDVDEAMFLGGLTKSEFLREFEPDFFFDDQTGHCQSAASVAPTGHVVSGVSNQPKNPK
- the queF gene encoding NADPH-dependent 7-cyano-7-deazaguanine reductase QueF (Catalyzes the NADPH-dependent reduction of 7-cyano-7-deazaguanine (preQ0) to 7-aminomethyl-7-deazaguanine (preQ1) in queuosine biosynthesis) — its product is MATLSLGQTTQYPDQYDPSLLFPIPRSENRTKLGLKEGQALPFIGVDIWNAFELSWLNKKGKPQIALAEFQIPADSPNMIESKSFKLYLNSLNNARFEDENELCDLLINDLSTVAGSKITTRIQATEAVAKKGMQEMDGILMDRLDIEVDPNLPADASVLGVNESFGPIEQCLISHLLKSNCPVTGQPDWASVQIRYQGRPILEEGLLRYLIGFRQLGEFHEHCVETIFTDIKRQCKPEKLSVYARYTRRGGLDINPFRTDYNSPWPDNIRHARQ
- the ssb gene encoding single-stranded DNA-binding protein — translated: MASVNKVIIVGNVGRDPETRYMPSGDAVTNISVATSDRYKDKQTGEMKETTEWHRVAFFGKLAEIAGQYLKKGSQVYVEGRLRTRKWTDASGQEKYSTEIVAETMQMLGGKPVGGGDGGESYSRSKSAEQPAPAASSAASLGAMDDDIPF
- a CDS encoding MFS transporter → MNPSELRSTLALAGIFGLRMLGLFLLLPVFSIHARGLPGGEHALWVGLTLGIFNIIQACFYIPLGRLSDRIGRKPVVLWGLSLFVAGALICAAQDDLLWIAIGRGVMGAGAVSAAISAWVADLTREQVRTRAMALVGGSIALSFALSLVIAAPIYRLISLSGIFIVLAILGVAAMMVTYFVLPSNKPEVNAQASLKEVFLRPELMRLNLGVFVLHATQVAMFLVVPRLLVQAGLPLASHWEIYLPVVLLSFFLMAPILIFGEKKQKMRTILLLAIILLLLAEILFTKTSSVISIAIALLIYFVGFNLLEALQPSLVSRFAKESKGTALGVYNTTQSIGLFSGAALGGYLMDSHGDLSVFVMGAALLVCWLIIAWSMSEMPAKAVDSKDQATKI